Proteins encoded together in one uncultured Desulfosarcina sp. window:
- a CDS encoding class I fructose-bisphosphate aldolase: MMKKITALLGDEAESLLAHVCRTVKKEDLHLPGPDFIDRILVPSDRPANVLRNLRSMIDHGRLAGTGYISILPVDQGIEHSAGASFAPNPIYFDPENIVRLAMEGGCNAVASTLGVLGAVSRKYAHKIPFLVKLNHNELLTYPNKYDQRMFASVEQAFNMGAAGVGATIYFGSAESDRQIEEVARAFERAHELGLFTVLWCYLRNNAFKKDGVDYHNAADLTGQANHLGVTIEADIIKQKQPTCNGGYDAIAFGKTHPAVYRQLTTDHPIDLARYQVVNCYMGRMGLINSGGDSGENDLQQAVRTAVINKRAGGMGLISGRKAFQKPMKEGVALLNAIQDVYLENGISVA, from the coding sequence ATGATGAAAAAAATAACCGCATTGCTCGGCGATGAAGCCGAATCGTTATTGGCGCATGTTTGCCGTACCGTAAAAAAGGAAGACCTGCACCTACCGGGCCCCGACTTTATCGATCGCATCCTGGTCCCCAGCGACAGGCCCGCCAATGTGCTGCGAAATCTGCGGTCGATGATCGATCACGGCCGGCTGGCCGGCACCGGCTACATCTCGATTCTTCCGGTGGATCAGGGCATCGAACACTCCGCCGGCGCATCCTTTGCACCCAATCCGATCTACTTCGATCCTGAAAATATCGTCCGGCTGGCCATGGAAGGCGGCTGCAACGCCGTGGCGTCCACCTTGGGCGTGCTCGGCGCCGTGTCCCGAAAATACGCGCACAAAATCCCCTTCCTGGTAAAATTGAATCACAACGAACTGCTCACCTATCCCAACAAATACGACCAGCGCATGTTCGCTTCCGTCGAACAGGCCTTTAACATGGGCGCCGCCGGCGTGGGCGCGACCATCTACTTCGGTTCGGCGGAATCCGATCGCCAGATCGAGGAAGTCGCCCGGGCATTCGAACGCGCCCACGAACTGGGCCTGTTCACGGTTCTCTGGTGCTATTTGAGGAACAACGCCTTCAAGAAGGACGGCGTGGATTACCATAACGCCGCGGACCTCACCGGCCAGGCCAACCATCTCGGCGTCACCATCGAGGCGGATATCATCAAGCAGAAACAGCCGACCTGCAACGGCGGCTACGACGCCATCGCCTTCGGCAAAACCCATCCGGCCGTGTACCGGCAACTGACCACCGATCACCCCATCGACCTTGCGCGATACCAGGTGGTCAACTGCTATATGGGGCGCATGGGGCTGATCAATTCCGGCGGAGACAGCGGCGAAAACGATTTGCAGCAGGCCGTCCGGACGGCCGTCATCAACAAACGGGCCGGCGGCATGGGCCTGATATCCGGCCGGAAAGCATTCCAGAAGCCCATGAAGGAGGGAGTCGCGCTCCTGAATGCGATTCAGGATGTCTATCTGGAAAATGGGATCAGCGTGGCGTAG